The following proteins are co-located in the Oceanimonas sp. GK1 genome:
- a CDS encoding substrate-binding domain-containing protein: protein MLMICGRAQADSQNYWTFQEYMTAFPEQRRLAEGFAERVRQPARPWSAAATPPVRIAMLTPDEQLSDYWSRSRLSLSRRLQEMGLPHALQSYSFQPATPIRQQEQRLAEALQGDPDYLIFTLNSPRHRILVEKLLARGHPKLILMNITTPLQSWGPNQPFFYVGFDHQEGTRLLTDAIGRLIGPSASYLMLYGTQGHVSQARGDEFIRLSASQPGMVLRQAFYTDVERDKASKAVLQALTANPDINLIYACTTDIAFGAADALKTLGRQDQVLLNGWGGGSAELDALVRGELDLTVMRMNDDNGVAMAEAIRLDLEGQAHRLPRVYSGDFAVVDRHTPPAELERLKAHAFRYSR, encoded by the coding sequence ATGCTGATGATATGCGGCCGGGCACAGGCCGACAGCCAGAATTACTGGACCTTTCAGGAATACATGACGGCCTTTCCCGAGCAGCGCCGGCTGGCCGAGGGGTTTGCCGAACGAGTCCGTCAACCGGCCCGGCCCTGGTCGGCTGCAGCCACCCCGCCGGTACGCATTGCCATGCTGACCCCGGATGAGCAGCTCTCGGACTACTGGTCACGCAGCCGGCTGAGCCTGTCCCGCCGGCTGCAGGAAATGGGCCTGCCCCATGCCCTGCAAAGCTATTCGTTCCAGCCCGCCACGCCCATCAGACAACAGGAGCAACGGCTGGCCGAGGCCCTGCAAGGCGATCCCGATTACCTGATATTTACCCTCAATTCCCCGCGGCACCGCATACTGGTTGAAAAACTGCTCGCCCGCGGCCACCCCAAGCTCATTCTGATGAACATCACCACCCCTCTGCAATCATGGGGCCCAAACCAGCCGTTTTTCTACGTGGGCTTTGATCATCAGGAAGGCACCCGCTTGCTTACCGACGCCATCGGCCGCCTGATCGGCCCCAGCGCCAGCTACCTGATGCTGTATGGAACCCAAGGCCATGTCAGCCAGGCCAGAGGGGACGAGTTTATCCGCCTGTCCGCCAGCCAGCCCGGCATGGTGCTGCGCCAGGCTTTTTATACCGATGTAGAGCGGGACAAAGCCAGCAAGGCGGTCCTCCAGGCGCTGACTGCCAACCCCGATATCAATCTGATCTACGCCTGCACCACAGACATTGCCTTTGGCGCCGCCGATGCACTGAAGACCCTGGGCAGACAGGACCAGGTGCTGCTGAATGGCTGGGGCGGCGGCAGTGCCGAGCTGGATGCCCTGGTCAGGGGGGAGCTGGATCTGACGGTCATGCGCATGAACGATGACAACGGGGTGGCCATGGCAGAAGCCATTCGCCTCGATCTGGAAGGCCAGGCCCACCGCCTGCCACGGGTTTACAGCGGCGACTTCGCCGTGGTTGACCGACACACGCCCCCCGCCGAACTGGAACGCCTTAAAGCCCATGCCTTTCGTTACTCCCGATAG
- the katG gene encoding catalase/peroxidase HPI, with protein sequence MSQSTSPSSGKCPVMHGAQTESGSSNTSWWPKALNLDILHQHDTKTNPLGNDFNYAEAFKKLDLDAVKQDLKDLMTDSQDWWPADWGHYGGLMIRMAWHSAGTYRIADGRGGGGTGNQRFAPINSWPDNANLDKARRLLWPIKKKYGNALSWADLIILAGNMAYESMGFKTFGFGGGRADIWHPEKDIYWGAEKEWLAPSNNPNSRYSGERDLENPLAAVMMGLIYVNPEGVDGKPDPLKTAHDVRVTFARMAMNDEETAALTAGGHTVGKTHGNGSAANLGPEPEATGVEEQGLGWNNHKTRGIGRDTVTSGIEGAWTTHPTRWDNGYFEMLLNHEWELTKSPAGAWQWQPVDIKEEDKPVDVEDPSRRCMPIMTDADMAMKMDPAYRKIIERFHQDPAYFEDAFARAWFKLTHRDLGPKSRYLGPDVPAEDLIWQDPIPSVDYTLDETEIADLKTKILASGLSVSELVATAWDSARTFRGSDYRGGANGARIRLAPQKDWAGNEPERLQKVLKELEKIQAGLAKRVSLADLIVLGGTAAVEKAARDAGVNVTLPFAPGRGDASQDMTDVEAFEVLEPLHDGYRNWLKKDYVVTPEEMMLDRTQLMGLTAPEMTVLVGGMRVLGTNHGGSPHGVFTDKVGVLSNDFFVNLTDMAYRWEPAGNNLYNIVDRQSGKVKWTATRVDLVFGSNSILRSYAEVYAQDDAREKFVHDFVKAWTKVMNADRFDLK encoded by the coding sequence ATGAGTCAAAGCACTTCCCCGTCTTCCGGCAAATGTCCTGTTATGCACGGGGCCCAGACCGAGTCGGGTAGCTCCAACACCAGCTGGTGGCCCAAGGCCCTTAACCTGGACATTCTTCATCAGCATGACACCAAGACCAACCCGCTGGGTAACGATTTCAACTATGCCGAAGCATTCAAAAAGCTGGATCTGGACGCAGTGAAGCAGGATCTCAAAGACCTGATGACCGACAGCCAGGACTGGTGGCCGGCGGACTGGGGCCATTACGGCGGTCTGATGATCCGCATGGCCTGGCACAGCGCCGGCACCTACCGCATTGCCGACGGCCGTGGCGGCGGCGGCACCGGCAACCAGCGGTTTGCCCCCATCAACTCCTGGCCCGACAACGCCAACCTCGACAAGGCCCGGCGCCTGCTGTGGCCCATCAAGAAGAAATACGGCAACGCCCTGTCCTGGGCCGATCTGATCATCCTGGCCGGCAACATGGCCTATGAGTCAATGGGCTTCAAAACCTTCGGCTTTGGCGGCGGACGGGCCGATATCTGGCACCCGGAAAAGGACATCTACTGGGGAGCGGAAAAAGAATGGCTGGCCCCCAGCAATAACCCCAACAGCCGCTATTCCGGCGAACGGGATCTGGAAAACCCGCTGGCGGCGGTGATGATGGGGCTGATCTACGTTAACCCGGAAGGGGTGGACGGCAAGCCCGACCCGCTAAAAACCGCCCATGATGTGCGCGTCACCTTTGCCCGCATGGCGATGAACGACGAAGAAACCGCCGCCCTCACCGCCGGTGGTCACACCGTGGGCAAAACCCACGGCAACGGCAGCGCCGCCAACCTGGGTCCGGAGCCCGAAGCCACCGGCGTGGAGGAGCAGGGCCTGGGCTGGAACAATCACAAGACCCGGGGCATTGGCCGCGACACCGTGACCAGCGGTATTGAAGGCGCCTGGACCACTCATCCCACCCGCTGGGACAACGGCTACTTCGAGATGTTGCTCAATCATGAATGGGAGCTGACCAAGAGCCCGGCCGGTGCCTGGCAGTGGCAGCCCGTCGACATTAAAGAAGAAGACAAGCCGGTGGATGTGGAAGATCCTTCCCGTCGCTGCATGCCCATCATGACCGACGCCGACATGGCGATGAAAATGGACCCTGCCTACCGTAAAATCATTGAGCGGTTTCACCAGGATCCGGCCTATTTCGAGGATGCCTTCGCCCGGGCATGGTTCAAACTGACCCACCGGGACCTGGGGCCCAAGAGCCGTTACCTGGGACCGGATGTGCCCGCCGAAGACCTGATCTGGCAGGATCCGATACCGAGCGTGGATTACACCCTGGATGAGACCGAAATCGCCGATCTTAAGACGAAGATTCTGGCCAGTGGCCTGAGCGTATCCGAACTGGTGGCCACCGCCTGGGACAGCGCCCGCACCTTCCGCGGCTCCGACTACCGGGGCGGCGCCAACGGCGCCCGCATTCGGCTTGCTCCGCAAAAAGACTGGGCCGGCAACGAACCCGAGCGGCTGCAAAAAGTCCTCAAGGAACTGGAAAAGATTCAGGCCGGCCTTGCCAAGCGTGTCAGCCTGGCGGATCTCATCGTGCTGGGCGGTACCGCCGCCGTGGAAAAGGCGGCCAGGGACGCCGGCGTGAATGTTACCCTGCCCTTTGCCCCGGGCCGGGGCGATGCCAGCCAGGACATGACCGACGTGGAGGCATTCGAGGTACTCGAACCACTGCACGACGGCTACCGCAACTGGCTGAAAAAAGACTATGTCGTGACGCCGGAAGAAATGATGCTCGATCGCACCCAGTTAATGGGCCTGACCGCTCCCGAGATGACGGTGCTGGTGGGCGGCATGCGGGTACTGGGCACCAACCACGGTGGCAGCCCCCATGGCGTTTTCACCGACAAGGTCGGCGTGCTCAGCAACGACTTTTTCGTCAATCTCACCGACATGGCCTACCGCTGGGAGCCGGCGGGCAATAACCTTTACAATATCGTTGACCGCCAGTCCGGCAAGGTGAAATGGACCGCGACTCGGGTAGACCTGGTGTTTGGCTCCAACTCGATATTGCGCAGTTATGCCGAAGTCTACGCCCAGGACGATGCCCGCGAAAAATTCGTGCATGACTTCGTCAAGGCCTGGACCAAGGTAATGAACGCCGACAGGTTTGACCTGAAATAA
- a CDS encoding methyl-accepting chemotaxis protein, translating to MTGHLTLAHKLAISLLLPVLALLGFGGLTSYQAYQSMARAAAMEPMVALSVASSNLAHELQKERGMSAGFIGSNGRQFASELQSQRQQSDRALAELKIHLSTGTTLSALQQLQGLRTVVDGGNAELGAMVDSYTRIIRQLLTQVDAAVGLAHSGDTAARLAAYSAFLQSKERMGLIRAVLSNAFGADRFAPGLYRRFITLEAEQATYLERFHHLASLEWQEQYRRQAGNNDEVTRLQQLAHERADTGGFNQNATQWFGTATRHINQLKAVEDSLAASLEQHVLQLYQAAATRFWLSLALSVVVLALTLALSLWLMHGIRRGVRTLHQGMLRITQDNDFTQDVPVQGHDELAELATSLNTMQLHLNDLLLGVSHASQRLFGNAEHTQNSVQQVQLNIENGTGQVELVVSATTEMAATVAEIARHASDTFGAANDSILRAEEGDHDVDDTIAAIEEVALALNEGERRVLEVAQHTRDVEHCLTTIKQISERTNLLALNAAIEAARAGESGRGFAVVADEVRALAMQTQDTAADIDGMLARLREGVESAVSAMGTGRDKAGYSVEEARKAGGELTTIVGEIRKVNEMSEQVATATEEQRTVTDDIQHNVILIRDGYQATLAIAGQLQQQGAAMGELAAQLEQRLARFRLRKAP from the coding sequence ATGACAGGACATCTGACTCTGGCCCACAAACTGGCCATCTCCCTGCTGCTGCCGGTCCTCGCCCTGCTCGGCTTTGGTGGCCTCACGTCCTACCAGGCTTACCAGAGCATGGCGCGAGCGGCGGCAATGGAGCCCATGGTGGCACTGTCGGTCGCCAGCAGCAACCTGGCCCACGAGTTACAAAAGGAACGCGGCATGTCGGCGGGCTTTATCGGTTCGAACGGACGCCAGTTCGCCAGCGAATTGCAATCCCAGCGCCAACAAAGCGATCGCGCGCTGGCCGAGCTGAAAATCCACCTGAGCACCGGCACCACCCTGTCGGCATTACAACAATTGCAGGGGTTGCGCACCGTGGTGGACGGCGGCAACGCCGAACTGGGCGCCATGGTGGACAGCTACACTCGCATCATCCGTCAGCTACTAACCCAGGTGGATGCGGCCGTGGGCCTGGCCCACAGCGGCGACACCGCGGCCCGGCTGGCGGCCTACAGTGCCTTTTTGCAGAGCAAGGAACGCATGGGTCTCATTCGTGCGGTACTGAGCAACGCCTTCGGCGCCGACCGCTTTGCCCCCGGTCTGTACCGCCGCTTTATTACTCTGGAAGCGGAACAGGCCACCTATCTGGAACGCTTCCACCATCTGGCGTCACTCGAATGGCAGGAGCAATACCGGCGCCAGGCCGGTAATAATGACGAAGTGACCCGCCTGCAGCAGCTGGCCCACGAGCGCGCCGACACCGGTGGTTTTAACCAGAATGCCACCCAGTGGTTTGGCACCGCCACCCGTCATATCAACCAGCTGAAAGCGGTAGAAGACAGCCTTGCCGCCAGTCTGGAGCAGCATGTTCTGCAACTGTACCAGGCCGCCGCTACCCGCTTCTGGCTGAGCCTGGCGCTTTCGGTCGTTGTGCTGGCACTGACGCTGGCCCTCTCCCTCTGGCTGATGCATGGTATTCGCCGCGGCGTACGCACCCTGCATCAGGGCATGCTGCGCATTACCCAAGACAACGACTTTACTCAGGATGTACCGGTGCAGGGCCACGACGAGCTGGCCGAGCTGGCCACATCCCTGAACACCATGCAGCTTCACCTCAACGATCTGCTGCTGGGCGTCAGCCATGCCAGCCAGCGTCTGTTCGGCAACGCCGAGCATACTCAAAACTCGGTACAGCAAGTGCAGCTGAATATTGAAAATGGTACCGGACAGGTGGAGCTGGTGGTTTCCGCCACCACCGAGATGGCTGCCACCGTGGCCGAAATTGCCCGCCACGCCAGCGACACCTTTGGCGCCGCCAACGACAGCATATTGCGGGCGGAAGAAGGGGATCACGATGTGGACGATACCATTGCCGCCATTGAAGAGGTCGCCCTGGCCCTGAACGAGGGCGAGCGACGGGTGCTGGAAGTGGCCCAGCATACCCGGGATGTGGAACACTGCCTGACCACCATCAAGCAGATCTCCGAGCGCACCAACCTGCTGGCCCTGAACGCCGCCATTGAAGCCGCCCGGGCCGGTGAATCGGGCCGGGGCTTTGCGGTAGTGGCCGACGAAGTTCGAGCCCTGGCCATGCAGACCCAAGATACCGCCGCCGACATCGACGGCATGCTGGCCCGGTTGCGGGAAGGGGTAGAGAGCGCCGTCAGCGCCATGGGAACCGGCCGCGACAAGGCCGGCTACAGCGTGGAAGAAGCACGCAAGGCCGGCGGGGAGCTGACCACCATTGTGGGGGAAATCCGCAAGGTCAATGAAATGAGCGAACAGGTAGCCACCGCCACCGAGGAACAACGTACCGTCACCGATGACATACAGCACAATGTGATCCTGATCCGGGATGGCTATCAGGCCACCCTTGCCATTGCCGGCCAGTTGCAACAGCAGGGAGCAGCCATGGGCGAACTGGCCGCCCAGCTGGAACAGCGGCTGGCCCGCTTCCGACTGCGGAAAGCCCCCTGA
- a CDS encoding hemolysin family protein — MTTFEQVLIILLLVAISSFFSVSEIALAAARKMKLRLMASDGDINAEKVLLLQEQPGNFFTIVQIGLNAVAILGGILGESAFTPFARNLLGWFLDGYWLDRTAFFLSFFIVTSLFILFADLMPKRLAMIAPEKIAVAVVRPMSFMILLCRPLVWLFNGLANLLFRLFRVPTMRKDEITPEDIIAMMDAGAQAGVLQEQEHHLIENVFEMESRTVTSAMTTRESLIYFTLHEDQEGIKAKIAEHPHAKFLVCEDSLDKVVGYVDSRDILMQVLHQQPISLQKEGILRNPLIIPDTLSMYEVLEHFKSAGEDFAIIMNEYALVVGIITLKDVMSIVMGELVQSQEEQIVSRDANSWLAEGLTPLEDVMRVLDIDSFPDDENYETIAGFMMYTLRKIPKRTDFVLHAGYKFEVVDIDSYKIDQLLVTRLGHSEGVEESKK, encoded by the coding sequence ATGACAACGTTCGAGCAAGTGCTGATCATCTTACTGTTGGTAGCAATCAGCTCCTTCTTTTCTGTTTCCGAAATCGCCCTGGCGGCGGCACGCAAGATGAAGTTGCGGCTGATGGCCAGCGACGGCGACATTAACGCAGAGAAAGTCCTGCTGCTGCAGGAGCAGCCGGGCAATTTTTTCACCATCGTACAGATAGGGCTTAATGCCGTGGCGATTCTGGGCGGCATTCTCGGTGAATCGGCCTTTACCCCCTTTGCCCGCAACCTGCTCGGCTGGTTTCTCGATGGTTACTGGCTCGATCGCACAGCTTTTTTTCTGTCCTTTTTCATCGTGACGTCCCTGTTCATCCTGTTTGCGGATCTGATGCCCAAGCGGCTGGCGATGATAGCGCCGGAAAAAATCGCGGTGGCGGTGGTGCGCCCCATGAGTTTCATGATCCTGCTGTGCCGGCCCCTGGTATGGCTGTTCAATGGCCTTGCCAACCTGTTGTTCCGGCTGTTTCGTGTGCCCACCATGCGTAAGGATGAAATTACCCCCGAGGACATCATTGCCATGATGGACGCCGGGGCGCAGGCCGGCGTGCTGCAGGAGCAGGAGCATCATCTTATTGAAAACGTGTTTGAAATGGAGTCGCGCACCGTCACCTCGGCCATGACCACCCGGGAAAGCCTGATCTACTTTACCCTTCACGAAGATCAGGAAGGCATCAAGGCCAAGATTGCCGAGCATCCCCACGCCAAGTTTCTGGTATGCGAAGACAGCCTGGACAAGGTGGTGGGCTATGTGGACTCCCGCGACATCCTGATGCAGGTACTGCACCAGCAGCCCATATCCCTGCAAAAGGAAGGCATACTGCGCAATCCCTTGATCATTCCCGATACCCTGTCCATGTATGAGGTACTGGAGCACTTCAAGAGCGCGGGTGAGGATTTCGCCATCATCATGAACGAATACGCGCTGGTGGTGGGCATTATCACCCTCAAGGACGTGATGAGCATTGTGATGGGGGAACTGGTGCAGTCCCAGGAAGAGCAGATTGTATCCCGGGATGCCAACTCCTGGCTGGCGGAAGGGCTGACTCCGCTGGAAGACGTGATGCGGGTGCTCGATATTGACAGCTTTCCCGATGATGAAAACTACGAAACCATTGCCGGCTTTATGATGTACACGCTGCGCAAGATCCCCAAACGTACCGATTTCGTGCTGCACGCGGGCTACAAATTTGAGGTGGTGGACATCGACAGCTACAAGATTGATCAGTTGCTGGTGACTCGTCTGGGGCATTCGGAAGGGGTGGAAGAAAGTAAAAAGTAG
- the cueR gene encoding Cu(I)-responsive transcriptional regulator produces the protein MNISKVAELTGLTSKTLRYYEAIGLIPSPERGENGYRSYSDALIRRIRFVKNAREAGFNLDECRELLALQDKESRTSAEVKALTLAKINDIEQRIAHMQMMLQGLRRLADQCHGDAKPECPIMEALGGPAVAPSAKE, from the coding sequence ATGAATATCAGCAAAGTGGCCGAGTTGACCGGGCTGACCAGCAAAACCCTTCGTTACTACGAGGCTATCGGCCTTATTCCCAGCCCCGAACGGGGCGAAAATGGTTACCGCAGTTACAGTGACGCCTTGATCCGTCGTATTCGTTTTGTGAAAAACGCCCGGGAGGCGGGGTTCAACCTGGACGAATGCCGGGAACTGCTGGCGTTGCAGGATAAAGAGAGTCGGACCAGTGCCGAAGTCAAGGCACTGACGCTGGCCAAGATCAACGATATCGAGCAACGCATTGCTCATATGCAGATGATGCTGCAGGGTTTACGCCGTTTGGCTGATCAATGTCATGGAGACGCCAAGCCGGAGTGCCCTATTATGGAAGCACTGGGCGGACCCGCCGTCGCCCCTTCGGCAAAAGAGTGA
- the ccoG gene encoding cytochrome c oxidase accessory protein CcoG: MNDKKSRIDVKDVTPKPRSHRPADDGHIYVRAQTGRWQRLRKQMGWLLMLVFLLGPWIQWNGNQAILLNVEQQRFHVFGTTLWPQDLTLLALLFMVAAFALFFLTTFLGRVWCGYLCPQTVWTFIFIWFEEKFEGSANKRRQLDKAPWSFNKIWRKAAKHTGWLAVSLLTGFTFIAYFIPAQELAWGLLTFSASFWAGFWVLFFAFCTYGNAGFMRTIMCTHMCPYSRFQSAMFDKDTYIVSYDAERGETRGPRPRKKDPKELGLGDCIDCDMCVQVCPAGIDIRDGLQYECINCGACIDACDQTMERMGYEPGLISYTTEHKLVHKETHVARPKLIGYGIVMVIMLAAFAFMATRIMPMGLEVIRDRNQLYRETAEGLVENTYTLKLLNKTLAPATYQLSVEGMDDAEWIGPAEVSIDGGEVLSLPVSLSADPYLLDSPVRDITFVMRRKGANADEAKSSVRTESKFFSALR; the protein is encoded by the coding sequence ATGAACGATAAAAAAAGCAGAATAGACGTCAAGGACGTTACTCCAAAACCGCGTTCTCACCGGCCCGCCGATGACGGTCATATTTACGTTAGGGCACAAACCGGAAGATGGCAGCGCCTGCGCAAGCAGATGGGCTGGCTGCTGATGCTGGTATTCCTGCTGGGTCCCTGGATCCAGTGGAACGGCAATCAGGCCATTCTGCTCAATGTGGAGCAGCAGCGCTTTCATGTGTTCGGTACCACCCTGTGGCCCCAGGATCTGACCCTGCTGGCCCTGCTGTTTATGGTGGCGGCCTTTGCCCTGTTTTTTCTGACCACCTTTCTGGGGCGGGTATGGTGCGGCTACCTGTGTCCGCAGACGGTATGGACCTTTATCTTTATCTGGTTTGAGGAAAAGTTTGAGGGCAGTGCCAACAAGCGCCGCCAGCTCGACAAGGCGCCCTGGAGTTTCAACAAGATCTGGCGCAAGGCCGCCAAACATACCGGCTGGCTGGCGGTATCGCTGCTGACCGGTTTTACCTTCATTGCCTACTTTATTCCCGCCCAAGAGCTGGCCTGGGGACTGCTGACCTTTTCCGCCAGTTTCTGGGCCGGCTTCTGGGTGCTGTTTTTTGCCTTCTGCACCTACGGCAACGCCGGCTTTATGCGCACCATAATGTGCACCCATATGTGTCCTTATTCCCGTTTCCAGTCGGCCATGTTCGACAAGGACACCTATATCGTCAGTTACGATGCCGAACGGGGTGAAACCCGTGGACCCCGTCCCCGCAAAAAGGATCCGAAGGAGTTGGGCCTGGGGGACTGCATCGACTGCGACATGTGTGTGCAGGTGTGCCCGGCCGGCATCGATATTCGCGATGGCCTGCAGTATGAGTGCATCAACTGTGGCGCCTGTATCGATGCCTGTGATCAGACCATGGAGCGCATGGGTTATGAGCCGGGTTTGATCAGCTATACCACCGAGCACAAGCTGGTGCACAAAGAGACCCATGTGGCTCGCCCTAAGCTGATTGGCTACGGCATCGTCATGGTGATCATGCTGGCGGCCTTTGCCTTTATGGCCACCCGCATCATGCCCATGGGGCTGGAGGTGATTCGGGATCGCAACCAGCTTTACCGGGAAACCGCCGAGGGCCTGGTGGAAAACACCTATACCCTGAAGCTGCTGAACAAGACTCTGGCGCCGGCCACCTACCAGCTGAGTGTGGAAGGCATGGACGACGCCGAGTGGATTGGCCCGGCGGAAGTCAGCATTGATGGCGGCGAGGTGCTGAGCCTGCCGGTCAGCCTGTCCGCAGATCCCTACCTGCTGGATTCACCGGTGCGGGACATTACCTTTGTGATGCGTCGCAAGGGCGCGAATGCCGACGAGGCCAAGTCTTCGGTACGTACCGAGAGCAAGTTCTTCAGCGCCCTGCGCTGA
- a CDS encoding serine/threonine protein kinase has product MDYYQLTPDVIADALASVGIYVDRGLMALNSYENRVYRFQSEDDGTLVAKFYRPGRWSRAQVEQELSFVSAAAAQGVRVAEPLQRDGHSLFEYQGLLFSVWRSVPARAFEPDNLEQLEALGEQLARLHCVGETLSLDLRPVLDPATELARSRSVLERQARIPAALRQGLFSALERLIDGVSEHYRSATLIGIHGDCHGGNLLWHQGPWLLDFDDCRRGPAVQDLWMMLSGSRQEQLVQLDTLLAGYETVREFNAAELALIEPLRATRMVNYMAWLAARWDDPAFPAAFPWFNSEDYWQQQIRALTEQAQSLSAPPLSLTSWS; this is encoded by the coding sequence ATGGATTACTACCAACTGACCCCGGACGTGATCGCCGATGCCCTGGCCAGCGTGGGCATTTATGTGGATCGTGGGCTGATGGCCCTGAACAGTTACGAGAACCGGGTATATCGCTTTCAGTCCGAGGACGACGGCACCCTGGTGGCCAAGTTCTATCGTCCCGGCCGCTGGAGCCGTGCCCAGGTGGAGCAGGAGTTGTCCTTTGTGTCCGCCGCCGCCGCCCAGGGCGTGCGGGTGGCCGAGCCGCTGCAGCGGGACGGTCACAGCCTGTTTGAATACCAGGGCCTGTTGTTTTCCGTATGGCGCTCGGTGCCGGCCCGCGCCTTTGAACCGGACAACCTGGAGCAGCTGGAGGCCCTGGGGGAGCAACTGGCCCGGCTGCACTGCGTGGGGGAAACCCTGTCGCTGGATCTGCGCCCGGTATTGGATCCGGCGACAGAGCTTGCTCGTTCCCGCAGCGTGCTGGAACGGCAGGCCCGCATTCCCGCGGCATTGCGACAGGGGTTGTTCAGCGCTCTGGAGCGGCTGATTGACGGGGTAAGCGAACATTACCGGAGCGCTACCCTTATCGGTATTCACGGCGATTGCCACGGCGGCAACCTGTTGTGGCATCAGGGGCCCTGGCTGCTTGACTTCGATGACTGCCGGCGCGGCCCGGCGGTGCAGGACTTGTGGATGATGCTGAGCGGCTCCCGCCAGGAGCAGCTGGTGCAGCTCGATACCCTGCTCGCGGGCTATGAAACCGTGCGGGAGTTCAATGCCGCCGAACTGGCGCTGATCGAGCCGCTGCGGGCCACCCGCATGGTCAACTACATGGCCTGGCTGGCGGCGCGCTGGGATGATCCGGCTTTTCCGGCCGCCTTTCCCTGGTTTAACAGCGAGGATTACTGGCAGCAGCAGATACGTGCACTGACGGAGCAGGCCCAGAGCCTTTCGGCACCGCCGTTGTCCTTGACCTCATGGAGCTGA
- a CDS encoding thiol:disulfide interchange protein DsbA/DsbL yields the protein MKTLIFAFVTMLLVPLAQAASEFQEGVEYTVVAEVPSSKPEVTEFFSYVCPHCYSFEPLMDKLAERLPEADINKVPVAFLGRDMGPVLQRAYGAALLLKVEDKLTPVMFDRIHRQKKMPASLEDVKEVFVANGVDAKDFDGVINSFALNGMIAKYDKLTEKYNVRGTPTVIVRGKYQLNMGEIGSEERFYRVVEYLLSAN from the coding sequence ATGAAAACGCTGATTTTTGCCTTTGTGACAATGTTGCTGGTACCCCTGGCTCAGGCCGCTTCCGAGTTTCAGGAAGGGGTGGAATACACCGTGGTTGCCGAGGTGCCCAGCAGCAAGCCGGAAGTAACCGAATTTTTCTCTTACGTGTGCCCCCATTGCTACAGCTTTGAGCCGCTGATGGACAAGCTGGCCGAGCGTCTGCCCGAGGCCGACATTAACAAGGTGCCGGTGGCGTTCCTTGGCCGGGACATGGGGCCGGTGCTGCAGCGTGCCTACGGTGCCGCCCTGCTGCTGAAGGTGGAAGACAAGTTGACACCGGTGATGTTTGACCGTATTCACCGCCAGAAGAAGATGCCGGCGTCTCTTGAGGACGTGAAAGAGGTGTTTGTGGCCAATGGTGTGGACGCCAAGGACTTCGATGGAGTGATCAACAGCTTTGCCCTGAATGGCATGATCGCCAAGTACGACAAGCTCACCGAGAAGTACAATGTGCGCGGCACGCCCACCGTTATCGTGCGTGGCAAATACCAGCTGAACATGGGTGAAATTGGCTCGGAAGAGCGTTTTTACCGCGTGGTGGAATACCTGCTTTCCGCCAACTGA